TATCATATCCAAGCTTCTTCATAGCAGAAGAGATCTCCTCCCACAGAGGCCCTTTGAGTCCATTATCTTGGAATTGCATGCCAAGATTGGTTCTAAGCCTAACCAAAGCTTCAACTTCTGCTTTAGGCCATCTTGATGTAGTTGCCTGAATGGAACTTTCACCAAAACCATTCCCTCGTTTGTCAACATCGAACATATCCTCTTGTCTGCCAATACTAGTGCCTAACTCTTGATTCTCAATGGTCCCAGGTGTAAAAGGACCTGGAGTCTGCACTTGCTGTTTGTCCGGATGTTTCTCAGATATTGGAGTTGCGGCCTCAGCAAACTGCCCAGGAATTGCTTGCTCCGAGATCTTTTGCAAGAAAGCCATGACAGTTGCATCTCTTGCTGCAGAAATTGCTCGCTCATTGGCTAAATATTCTTGTTCTTTTCTTATTCGATCCATCTGTTGCAGCCTCCATGCTTCTTCCCTTGCTATCCGATCCCTCTCACACTTTTCCAGTGCCGCTAGAAGCTGGTTCTGTAAATTCTCTTGCTTCTCCAATATTTCTTTCATTAACTTCTCAAAATAATCAGAtaatttcctctttttcttaACGCTTCCTTCTGACTCCCTCCCTGATGAGGAGGTTGTTGACGTTGACGGAGTCACGAATTCCATATTCGGATTTTCGCTTGGATGAGGCACCATAGAATCAAGACTTCCACTTGTGACTTTTATGATTGTTGGCGCTGCTATGGTGGTTGTCTTTGTTGTTTCCGCCACATGAGTTTGGATTTGGCTTAAAGGAGGCGATGGAAGTGAGGGTTGGTTATCAAACCTCTCTAATTGCTCAAAGAATCTATAATTTTTCCCGTTCTGCCGGCCAGATCGACATTCTTTCGTTCTTTTATGGTACTTAAATATATTCTCAAACTTCTCCTTGCATTTCCTAGCACTTCGATGATATCCAAGCTCACCTAATTTCCTGTCCACCAAAAGATCCATAAATCCATTTGGACACGCAATCCAACTTCTAATTCAATAATCAAACTCAAGCCAAAAAAAACTCTTCCACCATCAAAGTACATGTTAAAATAACAAACATCCAATTCAGTCAGGCACTTTCACACACTGATAAACCCCAGAACAATTCAATGATTAAATTAACACGTTTTAAGCAGCAAAACACCAACCCAATTatcaaaatcaaacaaaaacatCGAATCTAACAAAACCCAATTGAATTTGAACCATGAACTCTCCCATCCCATTCAAAAGTTCACAGCTTTTCAGCTGACGAAATGAGGAAAGTATCCCATCTAAAACTAAACTTCTACCAATCCAACACATCAAACAAATCCGAAAATCTTGAAACCAGTGACGGAAGATTACAGTAGCATACCTGGAAACTTCATCCCAAAGAGGAGCTTTGACAGTGGAGTCCCGAAATGCAAGGTCCATATCAGCCCTTATCTTCAGCAAAGCTAAAGTTTCTTCACGTGGCCACCTATTTCCTCCTTCCCCTTTTcctctctcctcctcctcctctcctcctcctcctcctcctccacctccACCGCCATTTTCCGCACCAACCATCACCTCCGCCGCAGCCTCCAAAAGGGCTGCCCCACTCCCACCCCCACCGCCACCGGCTCCGCCAGAATTATCTAGCATGACTTCACTTGAGATGGGTAGTTTTATGAAAGGTAAAAACTTTAGGTTGTTTTTCTCTAATGGGCTTTGTTTTGATATTTATGGGTTTAGTAAAGTTTTAAGCTTCTCACCCAATTTACTATTTAGCCACTTTTTCCCCCTTTtgctctttaaaaaaaattcccttttttttttctttttttttctggtgaAGTGAAAGTGAAGGAGAGATGATTTTATTAGGGTTTGGGAAAAGAGATAAAGACTCAAGAGGCAAGGTTCACGTGTGGGGTCATGGTAGATAGGATTGATGATATGTCAAGAAATGGTTGGTTGGAGTGGTAAAAAGctgaatttttcattttcacttttacTTTGACTTTTCTTACTAAGCAATTAAATATTGACGGCTAGGCAATTTgcaatttgcaattttttttttggtggggtgGGGCGGTAATTGGGATATTGTTGGTGGAGTCCATTCAAATCAATCTATTACTATTAGGGGGAAGACAACTAGGAATATAAAGTTATGGAGTGTTGGGAAAGGGTGTGAGGTCAAAAAGGGtggaaagggaaagaaagaagaaagatgaaAAGAAGAAGTTGGAATGAAGATAATTTTGCTTTGATTTTAACACTTGGGGTCATTGTGGAGGCATCTAATCTAATCTACATGTGGAAGATAGAGATGAGATGATGAGAGGGAGATTTGTCATACATATCTTCTTACATTGTAGTAGTTGTAATAAAAATTGGTGTGTCATGAAACTTTGAGAGTATTTTATGTCAAGTTGAGATTTGTAGGATTGTCATTGTTTGGGGTGGGAGATAATAACTTGGCCCACATGGCCGCAATTTTGCCTTTGAAGCTTTGCTTCTTTTCACACTTTTGGTTTGCCAATTACCATAATAGTCTTTGATCTATTTTGGTATGCCATCCGATAGAGACTAATTTGTTTACATTTTTATTCTAAATTGCCTTTTATACGGACAAGGGATAATATCACCGAACAGTTTTAAGGTTTTAAAAACATCATTTACCTTCTTTACTCTTGTTGTTTgtgtaataaaatttttaaaatttctaaatTATCCTTTCCCTCATTttgctaaataaaaatactTCATAACCACTTTGTTTGCTCCAAGAAAATCCACCACCTGAAAAACAATCTCTAGCAGTAC
This sequence is a window from Coffea eugenioides isolate CCC68of chromosome 7, Ceug_1.0, whole genome shotgun sequence. Protein-coding genes within it:
- the LOC113778710 gene encoding trihelix transcription factor GT-2-like; this encodes MLDNSGGAGGGGGGSGAALLEAAAEVMVGAENGGGGGGGGGGGEEEEERGKGEGGNRWPREETLALLKIRADMDLAFRDSTVKAPLWDEVSRKLGELGYHRSARKCKEKFENIFKYHKRTKECRSGRQNGKNYRFFEQLERFDNQPSLPSPPLSQIQTHVAETTKTTTIAAPTIIKVTSGSLDSMVPHPSENPNMEFVTPSTSTTSSSGRESEGSVKKKRKLSDYFEKLMKEILEKQENLQNQLLAALEKCERDRIAREEAWRLQQMDRIRKEQEYLANERAISAARDATVMAFLQKISEQAIPGQFAEAATPISEKHPDKQQVQTPGPFTPGTIENQELGTSIGRQEDMFDVDKRGNGFGESSIQATTSRWPKAEVEALVRLRTNLGMQFQDNGLKGPLWEEISSAMKKLGYDRSAKRCKEKWENINKYYKRVRESHKRRPESSKTCPYFHLLESIYEKKSKGVEQNSEWSGNNLEPEHILMQMMGQQEQQPQQHQQLTEDGGSENADENREDDAMEEEEENDNGDGYELVANHPSSVASME